tctataACACTGATCTCTCCTATGGTATCCAATTCCCTCgccttttccccttattttgctctagattccacatatgacagaaaacattcgacccttggttttctgagtctggcttaatTCACTAACCATGATGTCTTCCATTTTCATGgggaaatattttgaagtgtaCAAATACCCTGTTCCTGATCAAAATTTTACCCAATAGTTATCGCATTCATTGATGAAACTTACTTAATTTTACTTAGttttattatgatatatatatatataaataagtgatTTTGTAACTTCATTATTTCTCTACATTTATTAATTGTCATTCTACTGACATGGATAACTTTCTCACCTTCCTTTATCATTTCTCTAATTAGTCTCACTTTGGGCTTatgaattattgttttatttgatgGGCTAAAATCTATTACTGCCATAATTCATTTTGGTATTCAAGTTGTCCCAGATGGGGCCAGTGAGAGTCCCTTCAAGGCATCTCCAAATGCCTTTTCTTATGTAAAACAATGAGTCATGGGTAAGAGTTTTGAATTGAATAAAGGAAGTAATTCCTGATGCATTCCTGGAAGTAGTCTAGACAGCCCTCTATCTAATGAGCAATTATGACTCACAGATAGGATTGTGTTCCTCATGACTCACAGGGAACTACTTACAAAGAGAACCTTCCTTTCTATTTCCCTACTATAATTCTGATTCTCTTTCAACATCAAAAGAGATCTTGGCATCATGAGACTAATCTGCCCCAAAAGCATCATGAGTGATACACAGACCACAGATACATACCAATGACTGCATCCATGAGATGGCACTCCTGAGAAGACAGAGTTgacaaagaaggaaatagaaatgacAATTCAGTGAGAAAGACTGGATTGGACCATTGCAACACACAGGAGAAAGGAAACCTTAacatatttagaaagaaaaacacaatgatGTCACAGAATGACTAATATttccttagggggaaaaaaaaagccaggaaatGGTCCCAGGAAATGGTTACAATAGCATCAGCAGAGTATAAAAGAGGATGCATGGTGAAGGGATTTTAAAGTTCACTAAAACTCACTAACATCAGAACCTCCAGTCTCTGACACCATGTGCAACTCCTCTtgtggctcctgctgctctggccAGGGCTATGGCTGCTGCCAGCCCAGGTGCTGCCAGACCACCTGCTGCAGGACCACCTGCTGCCGCCCCAGCTGCTGTGGCTCCAGCTGCTGCAGGCCCTGCTGTGTGTCCAGCTGCTGCCGCCCCTCTTGCTCTGGTGGGTCCAGCTGCTGTGGCTCCAGCTGCTGCCGCCCCTGCTGCTGCATCTCCAGCTGCTGCCGCCCCTCCTGTGACTCCTGCTGCTGCCAGACCTGCTGCCGCCTGCGTCCAGTCTGTGGCAATGTCTCCTGCCACACCACCTGCTATCGCCCCACCTGTGTCATCTCCACCTGCCCCCGCCCCATGTGCTGTGCCATCCCTGACTGCTGAATCTTGTCTTTGAACACCCCACCTCCTTACCTCCTCTCTCCCCACAGATGAAGACCTTTTT
This window of the Ictidomys tridecemlineatus isolate mIctTri1 chromosome 3, mIctTri1.hap1, whole genome shotgun sequence genome carries:
- the LOC144376034 gene encoding uncharacterized protein LOC144376034 isoform X1, translated to MCNSSCGSCCSGQGYGCCQPRCCQTTCCRTTCCRPSCCGSSCCRPCCVSSCCRPSCSGGSSCCGSSCCRPCCCISSCCRPSCDSCCCQTCCRLRPVCGNVSCHTTCYRPTCVISTCPRPMCCGYGCCQPRCCQTTCCRTTCCRPSCCGSSCCRPCCVSSCCHPSCSGGSSCCGSSCCRPCCCISSCCRPSCDSCCCQTCCRLRPVCGNVSCHTTCYRPTCVISTCPRPMCCAIPDC